A part of Cardiocondyla obscurior isolate alpha-2009 linkage group LG23, Cobs3.1, whole genome shotgun sequence genomic DNA contains:
- the LOC139111377 gene encoding uncharacterized protein: MLHHAVAKETSHTTKVRVVFDASAKTDNGLSINNLLMVGPTIQEKLFSHLIRFRTYVYVISSDIEKMYRQVVLDKKDRRFQRILWRENEEVKTFHLNTLTFEVSSSPFFVIRTMHKLADDESHTLPRAAEIIKNHMYVDDLLLGANTIEDARAIRNEIIELLNKRGFSIRQWASNDLRIINDLSIEAVHKNLTLNSDRSLKTLGVSWNTSDDKIYYSAHPIEIARTITKRKILSEIAQIFIPIGLMGPIVLYAKKLMQDVWRTGVHWDESVPQSIYTMWSEFTKQLKNMRRISFDRRILINEYQDIQFHGFCDASNIGYGACIYIRSVGKNGNIISNLVCSKSHVAPLKTISIPRLELCGALLLTQLYAEIAKIMQLLPSKIIFWSDSTIALHWIKTAPYLLKTYVANRVAAISKLSGSVE, translated from the coding sequence ATGCTTCACCACGCGGTGGCCAAAGAAACTAGTCACACAACTAAAGTTCGGGTAGTATTCGATGCATCGGCTAAAACAGACAATGGcctttcaataaataatcttttaatggTTGGTCCGACTATTCAAGAAAAACTATTTTCGCACTTAATTAGATTCAGAACCTACGTTTATGTAATTTCATCTGACATAGAGAAGATGTACAGACAGGTTGTACTAGATAAAAAAGACCGTCGTTTTCAAAGAATTCTCTGGCGTGAAAATGAAGAAGTAAAGACTTTCCACTTAAATACTCTGACGTTTGAAGTTTCGTCGTCACCATTTTTTGTTATCCGTACAATGCACAAACTCGCAGACGATGAATCTCATACATTACCAAGAGCGGCAGAAATCATAAAAAATCACATGTATGTGGATGATCTTTTGTTAGGCGCGAATACTATCGAGGACGCGCGCGCTATccgaaatgaaataattgaattattaaacaagAGAGGCTTTTCTATAAGGCAATGGGCGTCAAACGATTTACggataattaatgatttatctATCGAGGcggtacataaaaatttaacattaaattccGATCGTTCGTTAAAAACATTAGGCGTGTCTTGGAACACCTCcgatgataaaatttattattcagctCATCCAATTGAAATTGCCCGTACAATAACCAAGCGCAAGATATTATCAGAGATAGCGCAAATATTTATCCCGATCGGATTAATGGGCCCGATTGTACTCTACGCTAAGAAATTGATGCAAGATGTGTGGCGAACAGGTGTGCACTGGGACGAGTCTGTCCCACAAAGCATTTATACAATGTGGTCGGAATTCactaaacaattaaaaaatatgcggCGTATCTCATTTGATcggagaatattaattaacgaatacCAAGATATACAATTTCACGGATTCTGCGATGCAAGTAACATCGGTTACGGCGCGTGCATTTATATACGGTCTGTTGGAAAGAACGGGAACATTATAAGCAATTTGGTGTGTTCAAAATCACATGTCGCGCCATTAAAAACGATTTCTATTCCGCGTTTAGAATTATGCGGTGCGTTGCTACTGACACAATTATACGCTGAAATAGCCAAAATAATGCAATTGCTTCCTAGTAAAATCATTTTCTGGTCCGATTCAACCATCGCATTACATTGGATCAAAACGGCACCGTATTTGTTAAAAACGTACGTCGCGAATCGCGTAGCAGCGATATCGAAACTCTCAGGATCGGTAGAATGA